A genomic region of Sarcophilus harrisii chromosome 6, mSarHar1.11, whole genome shotgun sequence contains the following coding sequences:
- the MEN1 gene encoding LOW QUALITY PROTEIN: menin (The sequence of the model RefSeq protein was modified relative to this genomic sequence to represent the inferred CDS: inserted 1 base in 1 codon), with the protein MGLKAAQKNLFPLRSIDDVVRLFTAELNREEPDLVLLSLVLGFVEHFLAVNRVIPTNVPELSFQSRPAPDPPGGLTYFPVVDLSIIAALYARFTAQIRGAVDLSLYPREGGVSSRELVKKVSDVIWNSLSRSYFKDRAHIQSLFSFITGTKLDSSGVAFAVVGACQALGLRDVHLALSEDHAWVVFGPNGEQTAEVTWHGKGNEDRRGQTVNAGVAERSWLYLKGSYMRCDRKMEVAFMVCAINPTIDMHTDSLELLQLQQVRPGTLPQLAPDSGSWPCGALIPGPVGPQVWLPAPWGPRSGSQPRGAPRSGFWPYGVPSLAPGPVGPPDQAFGLMGSQVWLPALWGPQPQEFFEVANDVVPNLLKEAAALAEAGGPGREARGGGGGGAGPPVPAQAQGSALQDPECFAHLLRFYDGICKWEEGSPTPVLHVGWATFLVQSLGRRGGRGWAPAGPGPQVRQKVRIVSREAETAETEEPWGEEAREGRRRGPRRESKPEEPPPPKKPALDKSAPRRPGLAPGPGPEGARPPPRLASPPRGRAXFQGKMKGMKELLVATKINSSAIKLQLTAQSQVQMKKQKVSAPSDYTLSFLKRQRKGL; encoded by the exons ATGGGGCTGAAGGCTGCCCAGAAGAACCTGTTCCCTCTGCGCTCCATCGATGACGTGGTGAGGCTCTTTACTGCCGAGCTGAACCGGGAGGAGCCGGACCTGGTGCTGCTGTCCCTGGTGCTGGGCTTTGTGGAGCATTTCCTGGCCGTCAACCGGGTGATTCCCACCAACGTGCCCGAGCTCTCCTTCCAGTCCAGGCCGGCCCCCGACCCCCCCGGCGGCCTCACCTACTTCCCCGTGGTCGACCTCTCCATCATCGCAGCCCTCTATGCCCGCTTCACTGCCCAGATCCGCGGCGCCGTGGACCTGTCTCTCTACCCCCGGGAGGGCGGCGTTTCTAGCCGAGAGCTGGTGAAGAAGGTCTCCGACGTCATATGGAACAGCCTGAGCCGTTCCTACTTCAAGGACCGAGCCCACATCCAGTCCCTTTTCAGCTTCATCACAG GCACCAAGCTGGACAGCTCTGGGGTGGCCTTTGCCGTGGTGGGGGCCTGCCAGGCCCTGGGCCTCCGCGACGTCCACCTGGCCCTGTCCGAGGACCACGCCTGGGTGGTGTTTGGCCCCAACGGGGAGCAGACGGCTGAAGTCACATGGCACGGGAAAGGCAACGAGGACCGCCGGGGACAGACGGTGAATGCCGGCGTGGCCGAGCGG AGCTGGCTGTACCTCAAGGGCTCCTACATGCGCTGCGACCGCAAGATGGAGGTGGCCTTCATGGTGTGCGCCATCAACCCCACCATCGACATGCACACGGACTCTCTGGAGCTGCTGCAGCTGCAGCAGGTGAGGCCTGGGACCCTCCCCCAGCTGGCCCCTGACTCGGGCTCCTGGCCCTGTGGGGCCCTGATTCCTGGCCCTGTGGGACCCCAGGTCTGGCTCCCAGCCCCGTGGGGTCCCAGGTCTGGCTCCCAGCCCCGTGGGGCCCCCAGATCAGGCTTTTGGCCTTATGGGGTCCCAAGTCTGGCTCCCGGCCCCGTGGGGCCCCCAGATCAGGCTTTTGGCCTCATGGGGTCCCAAGTCTGGCTCCCGGCCCTGTGGGGCCCCCAG CCACAGGAGTTCTTCGAGGTGGCCAACGACGTGGTGCCCAACCTGCTGAAGGAGGCGGCCGCCCTGGCCGAGGCTGGCGGGCCGGGGAGAGAGGCCAGG gggggaggggggggaggggcagggccCCCTGTGCCCGCCCAGGCCCAGGGTTCGGCCCTGCAGGACCCCGAGTGCTTCGCCCACCTGCTGCGCTTCTACGACGGCATCTGCAAGTGGGAAGAGGGGAGCCCCACGCCCGTGCTGCACGTGGGCTGGGCCACCTTCCTGGTGCAGTCCTTGGGGCGCCGGGG GGGGCGGGGCTGGGCGCCGGCTGGCCCGGGCCCCCAGGTCCGGCAGAAGGTCCGAATCGTGAGTCGGGAGGCAGAGACCGCGGAGACGGAGGAGCCTTGGGGGGAGGAGGCCCGCGAAGGCCGCAGGAGGGGGCCCCGGCGAGAGTCCAAGCCCGAGGAGCCCCCGCCCCCCAAGAAGCCGGCCCTGGACAAGAGCGCGCCCCGCAGGCCGGGGCTGGCCCCGGGCCCCGGCCCCGAGGGGGCGCGGCCCCCCCCCCGCCTGGCCTCCCCGCCCCGGGGCCGGG CCTTCCAGGGAAAGATGAAGGGCATGAAGGAGCTGCTGGTGGCCACCAAGATCAACTCGAGCGCCATCAAGCTGCAGCTCACGGCCCAGTCCCAGGTGCAGATGAAGAAGCAGAAGGTGTCGGCGCCCAGCGACTACACGCTGTCCTTCCTCAAGCGGCAGCGCAAGGGGCTCTGA